One window of the Falco biarmicus isolate bFalBia1 chromosome Z, bFalBia1.pri, whole genome shotgun sequence genome contains the following:
- the CCDC112 gene encoding coiled-coil domain-containing protein 112 isoform X1 has translation MAASARQRQNDSCSSTAGAGRQFQNWKMKAAQAKKVEFVRTAEKLKTQLANIEKGKNGHLYNRRSNFRVEYSMLKELEHSMTVSRKTERAKILEQLSKIQNNVKTLQQQLKDVKPTPGFVDRLKEMMEEVENAISAFKEEQRQTYEQLLKEEKTAINELSVFERKVWASGSSTTEKVLKLLSPRASVGETLENHLPEEVVEFERFLQRTGGRQGGWDDYDHQNFLKVWTKHKGRLSYMDEALGYLCGRTKKDIEQHDKWYQEFLILQERKKESIRKWKEKQQQEKEGNLKEKKKSEKMLKEEWLQHEEAQKQKVEKERKRQKTATEAWKKQKAIAFAMEQASQLKIEEEKEKKQQKECQRQCHIKLLLERYTLQKKEKEKLEKLEKEKREEAEKKERKRIAAEEITKFQERDLHKLELRILQKQAKEVEKQEKEKRLAKLREKVEIHVTRDQTRLYRPTKGWEERMKETAPSAAEPQSRIPHRAIPPWRQGL, from the exons ATGGCGGCGTCCGCCCGGCAGCGGCAG AATGACAGCTGTTCCAGTACTGCAGGTGCTGGTCGACAGTTTCAGAACTGGAAGATGAAAGCTGCACAAGCTAAAAAAGTTGAATTTGTAAGAACTGCAGAAAAGCTAAAAACTCA gcttgcaaatatagaaaaaggaaaaaatggacaTCTTTACAATAGGAGGAGTAATTTCAGGGTAGAATACAGCATGCTAAAGGAACTGGAACATAGCATGACTGTcagcaggaaaactgaaa GAGCTAAAATCCTGGAGCAGCtgtcaaaaatacaaaataatgtgAAGACACTTCAGCAACAATTAAAAGATGTGAAGCCTACCCCAGGAT ttgTTGACAGGCTCAAGGAAATGATGGAAGAAGTTGAAAATGCAATCAGTGCTTTTAAAGAGGAACAGAGGCAAAC ATATGAACAGcttttaaaggaggaaaaaactgCCATTAATGAGCTCAGTGTCTTTGAGAGAAAAGTGTGGGCATCAGGCAGctcaacaacagaaaaagttCTGAAATTACTATCACCCAGGGCCTCAgttggtgaaacactggaaaatcATCTACCTGAAGAAGTAGTAGAGtttgaaagatttcttcagCGAACAGGAGGACGGCAAGGAGGCTGGGATGATTATGATCACcaaaattttctgaaagtatGGACAAAACACAAAGGAAGGCTGTCTTACATGGATGAAGCCCTTGGGTATCTCTGtggaagaacaaaaaaggaTATTGAACAGCATGACAAATGGTATCAAGAATTTCTaattttacaggaaagaaagaaagag TCAATTAGgaagtggaaagaaaagcagcagcaagaaaaagaaggaaacttgaaggagaaaaagaaatcagaaaaaatgctCAAGGAAGAATGGCTACAGCATGAAGAAGCTCAGAAGCaaaaggtggaaaaagaaagaaaaagacaaaaaacagcAACTGAAGcatggaagaaacagaaagcaatagCATTTGCAATGGAGCAAGCATCACAACTGAAAATcgaagaagagaaggagaaaaagcaacaaaaagaatGCCAGCGTCAATGCCACATTAAGTTACTGTTGGAAAGATACAccctgcagaagaaagaaaaggagaaacttgaaaagcttgaaaaggagaagagagaggaagctgaaaagaaggaaaggaagagaattgctgcagaagaaataacTAAGTTTCAAGAGCGT GATCTACATAAACTGGAGCTAAGGATTCTACAAAAGCAAGCTAAAGAAgtagagaaacaagaaaaagaaaaaagattggCAAAGTTAAGAGAGAAG GTCGAGATTCATGTCACCAGAGACCAGACCAGGCTGTACAGACCGACCAAGGGCTGGGAGGAACGCATGAAGGAGACGGCACCATCTGCCGCGGAGCCGCAGTCCCGTATTCCTCACAG AGCTATCCCACCCTGGAGACAAGGGTTATAG
- the CCDC112 gene encoding coiled-coil domain-containing protein 112 isoform X4: MKAAQAKKVEFVRTAEKLKTQLANIEKGKNGHLYNRRSNFRVEYSMLKELEHSMTVSRKTERAKILEQLSKIQNNVKTLQQQLKDVKPTPGFVDRLKEMMEEVENAISAFKEEQRQTYEQLLKEEKTAINELSVFERKVWASGSSTTEKVLKLLSPRASVGETLENHLPEEVVEFERFLQRTGGRQGGWDDYDHQNFLKVWTKHKGRLSYMDEALGYLCGRTKKDIEQHDKWYQEFLILQERKKESIRKWKEKQQQEKEGNLKEKKKSEKMLKEEWLQHEEAQKQKVEKERKRQKTATEAWKKQKAIAFAMEQASQLKIEEEKEKKQQKECQRQCHIKLLLERYTLQKKEKEKLEKLEKEKREEAEKKERKRIAAEEITKFQERDLHKLELRILQKQAKEVEKQEKEKRLAKLREKVEIHVTRDQTRLYRPTKGWEERMKETAPSAAEPQSRIPHRAIPPWRQGL; the protein is encoded by the exons ATGAAAGCTGCACAAGCTAAAAAAGTTGAATTTGTAAGAACTGCAGAAAAGCTAAAAACTCA gcttgcaaatatagaaaaaggaaaaaatggacaTCTTTACAATAGGAGGAGTAATTTCAGGGTAGAATACAGCATGCTAAAGGAACTGGAACATAGCATGACTGTcagcaggaaaactgaaa GAGCTAAAATCCTGGAGCAGCtgtcaaaaatacaaaataatgtgAAGACACTTCAGCAACAATTAAAAGATGTGAAGCCTACCCCAGGAT ttgTTGACAGGCTCAAGGAAATGATGGAAGAAGTTGAAAATGCAATCAGTGCTTTTAAAGAGGAACAGAGGCAAAC ATATGAACAGcttttaaaggaggaaaaaactgCCATTAATGAGCTCAGTGTCTTTGAGAGAAAAGTGTGGGCATCAGGCAGctcaacaacagaaaaagttCTGAAATTACTATCACCCAGGGCCTCAgttggtgaaacactggaaaatcATCTACCTGAAGAAGTAGTAGAGtttgaaagatttcttcagCGAACAGGAGGACGGCAAGGAGGCTGGGATGATTATGATCACcaaaattttctgaaagtatGGACAAAACACAAAGGAAGGCTGTCTTACATGGATGAAGCCCTTGGGTATCTCTGtggaagaacaaaaaaggaTATTGAACAGCATGACAAATGGTATCAAGAATTTCTaattttacaggaaagaaagaaagag TCAATTAGgaagtggaaagaaaagcagcagcaagaaaaagaaggaaacttgaaggagaaaaagaaatcagaaaaaatgctCAAGGAAGAATGGCTACAGCATGAAGAAGCTCAGAAGCaaaaggtggaaaaagaaagaaaaagacaaaaaacagcAACTGAAGcatggaagaaacagaaagcaatagCATTTGCAATGGAGCAAGCATCACAACTGAAAATcgaagaagagaaggagaaaaagcaacaaaaagaatGCCAGCGTCAATGCCACATTAAGTTACTGTTGGAAAGATACAccctgcagaagaaagaaaaggagaaacttgaaaagcttgaaaaggagaagagagaggaagctgaaaagaaggaaaggaagagaattgctgcagaagaaataacTAAGTTTCAAGAGCGT GATCTACATAAACTGGAGCTAAGGATTCTACAAAAGCAAGCTAAAGAAgtagagaaacaagaaaaagaaaaaagattggCAAAGTTAAGAGAGAAG GTCGAGATTCATGTCACCAGAGACCAGACCAGGCTGTACAGACCGACCAAGGGCTGGGAGGAACGCATGAAGGAGACGGCACCATCTGCCGCGGAGCCGCAGTCCCGTATTCCTCACAG AGCTATCCCACCCTGGAGACAAGGGTTATAG
- the CCDC112 gene encoding coiled-coil domain-containing protein 112 isoform X3 gives MAASARQRQNDSCSSTAGAGRQFQNWKMKAAQAKKVEFVRTAEKLKTQLANIEKGKNGHLYNRRSNFRVEYSMLKELEHSMTVSRKTERAKILEQLSKIQNNVKTLQQQLKDVKPTPGFVDRLKEMMEEVENAISAFKEEQRQTYEQLLKEEKTAINELSVFERKVWASGSSTTEKVLKLLSPRASVGETLENHLPEEVVEFERFLQRTGGRQGGWDDYDHQNFLKVWTKHKGRLSYMDEALGYLCGRTKKDIEQHDKWYQEFLILQERKKESIRKWKEKQQQEKEGNLKEKKKSEKMLKEEWLQHEEAQKQKVEKERKRQKTATEAWKKQKAIAFAMEQASQLKIEEEKEKKQQKECQRQCHIKLLLERYTLQKKEKEKLEKLEKEKREEAEKKERKRIAAEEITKFQERDLHKLELRILQKQAKEVEKQEKEKRLAKLREKVEIHVTRDQTRLYRPTKGWEERMKETAPSAAEPQSRIPHR, from the exons ATGGCGGCGTCCGCCCGGCAGCGGCAG AATGACAGCTGTTCCAGTACTGCAGGTGCTGGTCGACAGTTTCAGAACTGGAAGATGAAAGCTGCACAAGCTAAAAAAGTTGAATTTGTAAGAACTGCAGAAAAGCTAAAAACTCA gcttgcaaatatagaaaaaggaaaaaatggacaTCTTTACAATAGGAGGAGTAATTTCAGGGTAGAATACAGCATGCTAAAGGAACTGGAACATAGCATGACTGTcagcaggaaaactgaaa GAGCTAAAATCCTGGAGCAGCtgtcaaaaatacaaaataatgtgAAGACACTTCAGCAACAATTAAAAGATGTGAAGCCTACCCCAGGAT ttgTTGACAGGCTCAAGGAAATGATGGAAGAAGTTGAAAATGCAATCAGTGCTTTTAAAGAGGAACAGAGGCAAAC ATATGAACAGcttttaaaggaggaaaaaactgCCATTAATGAGCTCAGTGTCTTTGAGAGAAAAGTGTGGGCATCAGGCAGctcaacaacagaaaaagttCTGAAATTACTATCACCCAGGGCCTCAgttggtgaaacactggaaaatcATCTACCTGAAGAAGTAGTAGAGtttgaaagatttcttcagCGAACAGGAGGACGGCAAGGAGGCTGGGATGATTATGATCACcaaaattttctgaaagtatGGACAAAACACAAAGGAAGGCTGTCTTACATGGATGAAGCCCTTGGGTATCTCTGtggaagaacaaaaaaggaTATTGAACAGCATGACAAATGGTATCAAGAATTTCTaattttacaggaaagaaagaaagag TCAATTAGgaagtggaaagaaaagcagcagcaagaaaaagaaggaaacttgaaggagaaaaagaaatcagaaaaaatgctCAAGGAAGAATGGCTACAGCATGAAGAAGCTCAGAAGCaaaaggtggaaaaagaaagaaaaagacaaaaaacagcAACTGAAGcatggaagaaacagaaagcaatagCATTTGCAATGGAGCAAGCATCACAACTGAAAATcgaagaagagaaggagaaaaagcaacaaaaagaatGCCAGCGTCAATGCCACATTAAGTTACTGTTGGAAAGATACAccctgcagaagaaagaaaaggagaaacttgaaaagcttgaaaaggagaagagagaggaagctgaaaagaaggaaaggaagagaattgctgcagaagaaataacTAAGTTTCAAGAGCGT GATCTACATAAACTGGAGCTAAGGATTCTACAAAAGCAAGCTAAAGAAgtagagaaacaagaaaaagaaaaaagattggCAAAGTTAAGAGAGAAG GTCGAGATTCATGTCACCAGAGACCAGACCAGGCTGTACAGACCGACCAAGGGCTGGGAGGAACGCATGAAGGAGACGGCACCATCTGCCGCGGAGCCGCAGTCCCGTATTCCTCACAGGTAA
- the CCDC112 gene encoding coiled-coil domain-containing protein 112 isoform X2, whose amino-acid sequence MGNDSCSSTAGAGRQFQNWKMKAAQAKKVEFVRTAEKLKTQLANIEKGKNGHLYNRRSNFRVEYSMLKELEHSMTVSRKTERAKILEQLSKIQNNVKTLQQQLKDVKPTPGFVDRLKEMMEEVENAISAFKEEQRQTYEQLLKEEKTAINELSVFERKVWASGSSTTEKVLKLLSPRASVGETLENHLPEEVVEFERFLQRTGGRQGGWDDYDHQNFLKVWTKHKGRLSYMDEALGYLCGRTKKDIEQHDKWYQEFLILQERKKESIRKWKEKQQQEKEGNLKEKKKSEKMLKEEWLQHEEAQKQKVEKERKRQKTATEAWKKQKAIAFAMEQASQLKIEEEKEKKQQKECQRQCHIKLLLERYTLQKKEKEKLEKLEKEKREEAEKKERKRIAAEEITKFQERDLHKLELRILQKQAKEVEKQEKEKRLAKLREKVEIHVTRDQTRLYRPTKGWEERMKETAPSAAEPQSRIPHRAIPPWRQGL is encoded by the exons ATGGGG AATGACAGCTGTTCCAGTACTGCAGGTGCTGGTCGACAGTTTCAGAACTGGAAGATGAAAGCTGCACAAGCTAAAAAAGTTGAATTTGTAAGAACTGCAGAAAAGCTAAAAACTCA gcttgcaaatatagaaaaaggaaaaaatggacaTCTTTACAATAGGAGGAGTAATTTCAGGGTAGAATACAGCATGCTAAAGGAACTGGAACATAGCATGACTGTcagcaggaaaactgaaa GAGCTAAAATCCTGGAGCAGCtgtcaaaaatacaaaataatgtgAAGACACTTCAGCAACAATTAAAAGATGTGAAGCCTACCCCAGGAT ttgTTGACAGGCTCAAGGAAATGATGGAAGAAGTTGAAAATGCAATCAGTGCTTTTAAAGAGGAACAGAGGCAAAC ATATGAACAGcttttaaaggaggaaaaaactgCCATTAATGAGCTCAGTGTCTTTGAGAGAAAAGTGTGGGCATCAGGCAGctcaacaacagaaaaagttCTGAAATTACTATCACCCAGGGCCTCAgttggtgaaacactggaaaatcATCTACCTGAAGAAGTAGTAGAGtttgaaagatttcttcagCGAACAGGAGGACGGCAAGGAGGCTGGGATGATTATGATCACcaaaattttctgaaagtatGGACAAAACACAAAGGAAGGCTGTCTTACATGGATGAAGCCCTTGGGTATCTCTGtggaagaacaaaaaaggaTATTGAACAGCATGACAAATGGTATCAAGAATTTCTaattttacaggaaagaaagaaagag TCAATTAGgaagtggaaagaaaagcagcagcaagaaaaagaaggaaacttgaaggagaaaaagaaatcagaaaaaatgctCAAGGAAGAATGGCTACAGCATGAAGAAGCTCAGAAGCaaaaggtggaaaaagaaagaaaaagacaaaaaacagcAACTGAAGcatggaagaaacagaaagcaatagCATTTGCAATGGAGCAAGCATCACAACTGAAAATcgaagaagagaaggagaaaaagcaacaaaaagaatGCCAGCGTCAATGCCACATTAAGTTACTGTTGGAAAGATACAccctgcagaagaaagaaaaggagaaacttgaaaagcttgaaaaggagaagagagaggaagctgaaaagaaggaaaggaagagaattgctgcagaagaaataacTAAGTTTCAAGAGCGT GATCTACATAAACTGGAGCTAAGGATTCTACAAAAGCAAGCTAAAGAAgtagagaaacaagaaaaagaaaaaagattggCAAAGTTAAGAGAGAAG GTCGAGATTCATGTCACCAGAGACCAGACCAGGCTGTACAGACCGACCAAGGGCTGGGAGGAACGCATGAAGGAGACGGCACCATCTGCCGCGGAGCCGCAGTCCCGTATTCCTCACAG AGCTATCCCACCCTGGAGACAAGGGTTATAG